Proteins encoded in a region of the Actinomycetota bacterium genome:
- a CDS encoding tetratricopeptide repeat protein, producing MDADKQDRASGREARGLEALRSRLGGIAPSRLDDGLRIAVYVLAVLLAVLAVVFVGTVINDRRAESEATPASRTLKELRGLVRATPNDAELRVRYGEALAAAGILDEAVEQLNQALKANPDHTGALIDLGRLAMQQGEYGTAEGYFQKVVDLTSSGQYTGIDERRELALFHLGEIALTQKRYEDAVPFFKEALRIRKDAADTYLELALAYRGMGRDEMALEQLEIAVAFDPGMAQAQYELGDIYLDAGSELKAAEHFGLAYALAPDNQIAADAVDSLGPVERRMAAARKALDAGDVETAVSESQFAALLDPEGFDGALLYAQALEASRDTSAAVAAYKDAAKIEPENPAVTDALARLGAK from the coding sequence TTGGACGCAGACAAGCAAGACCGCGCGAGCGGGCGGGAAGCGCGAGGGCTCGAGGCCCTCAGGTCCCGGCTCGGCGGTATCGCGCCGAGCCGTCTCGATGACGGGCTGCGGATCGCCGTCTATGTCCTCGCCGTGCTGCTGGCCGTGCTGGCGGTCGTCTTCGTCGGCACGGTCATCAACGATCGGCGCGCGGAGAGCGAGGCGACCCCCGCGAGCCGCACGCTCAAGGAGTTGCGCGGCCTGGTGCGCGCGACGCCCAACGACGCCGAGCTGCGCGTACGGTACGGCGAGGCGCTCGCGGCCGCGGGCATCCTCGACGAGGCCGTGGAGCAGCTCAACCAAGCGCTGAAGGCCAACCCCGATCACACCGGAGCGCTCATCGATCTCGGCCGGCTTGCGATGCAGCAGGGCGAGTACGGCACGGCCGAGGGCTACTTCCAGAAGGTCGTGGACCTCACGAGCAGCGGGCAGTACACGGGCATCGACGAGCGCCGTGAGCTGGCGCTGTTCCACCTCGGCGAGATCGCGCTCACCCAGAAGCGCTACGAGGACGCGGTCCCGTTCTTCAAGGAGGCGCTGCGCATCCGCAAGGACGCCGCTGACACCTACCTCGAGCTGGCGCTCGCATACCGCGGCATGGGCAGGGACGAGATGGCGCTCGAGCAACTCGAGATCGCGGTCGCGTTCGACCCGGGTATGGCGCAGGCCCAGTACGAGCTCGGCGACATCTATCTGGACGCCGGCAGCGAGCTCAAGGCTGCCGAGCACTTCGGCCTGGCGTACGCGCTCGCGCCGGACAACCAGATCGCGGCGGACGCCGTGGACTCGCTCGGCCCGGTGGAGCGGCGCATGGCGGCCGCGCGCAAGGCGCTCGACGCCGGCGACGTCGAGACCGCGGTCTCGGAGTCGCAGTTCGCCGCGCTGCTCGACCCGGAAGGCTTCGACGGGGCGTTGCTGTACGCACAGGCGCTCGAGGCGTCGCGCGACACCAGCGCCGCCGTTGCCGCATACAAGGACGCGGCGAAGATCGAGCCGGAGAACCCGGCGGTCACGGACGCTCTGGCGCGGTTGGGCGCCAAGTGA